In Anopheles bellator chromosome 2, idAnoBellAS_SP24_06.2, whole genome shotgun sequence, the genomic stretch tttttgtttgtcgccATGTCGTTGAGCCATCCGAAAGCACCGCCAATACATCGCCATCTTGTTGCCCGACTCAGCATTCAAGCATGCTATGGTTGCTAGGCAACAAACAGTCCAAAGTTGTGGAAACTTTAACCAACGTTCTGTTgggttaatttaatttgaatgtTAAAGGTTCCAACATTAACTTCGGGAGCTTCCAACAGATCGGGAGATTGGAACATTCCAACTGGGATTGATGATCACGAGCACTGATCACATTATCACAATGATCATGATGATCACAATAATATTCGATACCAGAACAGTTTCCATTGACGTGATGGATTCACAAATTTGATTTGGTTGATTTGGGAACCGAATCAGCAAATCAAATTCCCAATCAATTTCCCATGCCACACAAAAATGCCGAGATAAATATATATTGCAGAGTGCTTCTCGAATGCGTTACAATCGTCCTTATCACGTAACATGCTTTAAATTGCAATATTCTACCATGCTTTGAAGTCGCTCGAGTAAATGAAGCGCCATATTTAAGCTCGGTTGGAACTATCCCGGACATCAATCTCGATGCACCGAGCAACGTCCATTGACCGGTGTTCGGACCGGAAAACCGGGAGCTTAATAATCCTCTTCGGGCGAATTAATTACACCATCGTGGTGAGCTGTATGAACGTGCGTATGGACGGGTGGGCCAAGTTGGTGTACACTCCCGGCAGGTTGCCACACTTTGACGCGCCCCACGATACGATCCCATACTGAACACCATCCTGTACCGCCGGCCCGCCACTGTCCCCATCGCAGGCATCGGCAAGCGGAGCTCCGGCGCACAGCATGCTGCAAGAACAAAGAGGAAAAAAGTAATAGATACGGTGACGTTGTGATAAGATAAGACCGCGACTGGCACTGATGGGCAAGATTGGTGACGCCACCACCAAGGTCGCGAGCCCCGAAAACGCACTCCTCTGTGATGGAACCGGACCAGCTTTCGTTGCAACTCGCCCGGGAGACGGCCACCAGCTGAACCGAGCGCAAATTATCGGCAACCCGTCCGTTCGCTACCTCGAAGCCCCAGCCGGACACGGTGACGTTTTCGCCGATGGTCCATTCCGAAGCcccggtgaccggtggtggcagcgcTATGGTTGCCCTGCCGAAGCCCGGTGCCATGACCGAGCGCACCCGGATCGTGGCCACGTCCCACTGGAATCCGGCCACATCGTAGGCCGGGTGCAGGTGATAGTAAAACACTTCATGCAGCGAACCACCCGACGAGACGTGGCTACTGCCGGCGTGAACTCTAATCTGTCAAAAGTCGACCCGCACgtggaaaagcaaaattgaaaGTCGTGACTGACGGCAGACGGCGGCTGCTTGCGGCACTGACTTGGTCATTGTTGGGGTACCACTCCAGGCAGTGAGCCGCCGTCAGGATCCACGAGTGAGAGATGATGGATCCGCCGCAGATGTGCCTATTTAAATACCGCAACGACACCTGATAGGGAACGGCTTCGATGCTCGTCTCGGTGCCACCGACGATACGGTAGCCTTGCAGGTCGCTAGCAAAATTCTTCGGGTTTCCGGTGGCTACCCAACGTGGACCACGGTTCACCCGTGCGATGACTTCCTCCACCGACAGGGTTGCTACCGGAGAAGCTACGAACGGAGCGAGGGTTATAATCTAGGGGCAGGGATAGTCGGCCAGGTTGGAGCAGGAAGGATTACAACACTTACGGGAGGCGCAACTCGAATCGAACGGTCCGCAGATGGCGATGGCCAACACGAGGATAACGGTGTGCCACATTATAGCTCACGCCGCGGTGCACGATCCGCTCGATGCTCCTTTGGCAAAGACCGAGCGATACTGGCACCGGTGGAACAAATTATAACCCGGGTGGACCCCAGGTCCGGGGATGTGTTTTGAGTTTCCGACCATGTTCGTGAGATCATTTGATTAGAGTCACGCTGAAGTTATCTTTATGGAATGTCGGAATGTCGGGC encodes the following:
- the LOC131211559 gene encoding trypsin epsilon-like, whose product is MWHTVILVLAIAICGPFDSSCASPSPVATLSVEEVIARVNRGPRWVATGNPKNFASDLQGYRIVGGTETSIEAVPYQVSLRYLNRHICGGSIISHSWILTAAHCLEWYPNNDQIRVHAGSSHVSSGGSLHEVFYYHLHPAYDVAGFQWDVATIRVRSVMAPGFGRATIALPPPVTGASEWTIGENVTVSGWGFEVANGRVADNLRSVQLVAVSRASCNESWSGSITEDMLCAGAPLADACDGDSGGPAVQDGVQYGIVSWGASKCGNLPGVYTNLAHPSIRTFIQLTTMV